From the Acidimicrobiia bacterium genome, the window GTAACTCCTCGCTCGACCGGCAGTTCGCCGGCTTCGATCGCTTGGTAATACGAGTTCAGCCGCTTGTGGTTCTGGGCGTATGCGCCGGCGACGTCGCTGATACCGGAGGTGCCGAGGGCAACCATTTCGGTTCCCCGCTTGGTCGTATACCCCATGAAGTTGCGCGAAAGCGAACCGTTGCCCATCGCGATGGAGAGTTCGTCGTCTGGTAGGGCGAAGTGATCCATGCCGATGGCGCGATAGCCGCCTCCGACGAGGGTTTCCGACACCTGGGCGAGCAGCGCGAACTTCGCGTCCCGATCGGGAAGGGTTGCCTTGTCGATCCTCTTCTGATTGGGCTTGACCCAGGGCACGTAGGCGAATGAATAGACCGCCAGGCGGTCGGGGCGCATCTCGAGCGTCTTCTCCAGTGTGTCGCCCATCGTGTCGAGAGTCTGGCCGGGGAGCCCGTAGATGAGGTCGATGTTGATGGAATCGAATCCCAACCGCCTGGCTTCGTCGTAGAGGGTTCTTGTTTCTTCCCAGGTTTGGTTTCGCCCGATCATCTCCTGGACCGTTGGATCCAGATCCTGGACCCCCAGGGAGAGCCGGTTGAACCCCAGTTCCCTGAGCATGAGCAGGTGTTCGGGAGTCGTTACGCGGGGGTCGACTTCGAGGGCAACCTCGGCATCCGGCGCGATGGTGAAGTGCAACAAGAGCGTCTTGTGGAGGGTGCTGAGGTCATGGGCCGAGTAGTAGGTTGGGGTTCCTCCCCCCCAGTGGTACTGCACGACCGAGCGTCGCTCGCCGAGATGGTCGGCGACGATCGCCGCTTCTTCGATGAGGCGTTGGAGGTACACGTTGGAGACCGAGTCGCGGCGGGCGATCACTACGTGACATCCGCAGAACGAACAGCGGGCGTCGCAAAAGGGGAGATGCACATACAACGAGAGGGGCCCCCCTGCGTCGCGTGCGGCGTCCCGCAAACGACCCGCGTAGGCGTCCGGCCCGAATGACTCCGTGAACTCCACCGCGGTCGGATACGAGGTGTAGCGCGGGCCGGGTCGATCGTAGCGAGCCAGGAGGTCCGGCGTCAGCGAGATCACCGGTCCTCCCCTCGGACGGACGCCACCATGGCGGCCACGTTGTCGACTGGGGTGTCGCGGTGGATGCCGTGACCGAGATTGAAAATGTGGCCGGGCCGCCCACCGGCTTCGTCGAGTACACCGGCGACGGCCTTTCGGACCCGTTCCGGGTCGGTCAACAGAGTCGCCGGATCGAGGTTTCCCTGGATGGGGTGAGAAACGCCAACTCGCTGCCACGCCTCCGCCAGAGGCAGCCGCCAGTCGACGCCGTAGGCAGTGGCCCCGACCCCGTCGAAGTGGGGGAGGAGATGAGGGCCGTGGGGGGCGAAATAGATCGTGGGCACCGTCTGGTGCTCGAGGGCGGCCCTTGCAGGCGGAATGGCCAGGTCGACGAAATCGTTGGCCGAGAGGATGCCTGCCCACGAGTCGAACAACTGCACAA encodes:
- the hemN gene encoding oxygen-independent coproporphyrinogen III oxidase; the protein is MISLTPDLLARYDRPGPRYTSYPTAVEFTESFGPDAYAGRLRDAARDAGGPLSLYVHLPFCDARCSFCGCHVVIARRDSVSNVYLQRLIEEAAIVADHLGERRSVVQYHWGGGTPTYYSAHDLSTLHKTLLLHFTIAPDAEVALEVDPRVTTPEHLLMLRELGFNRLSLGVQDLDPTVQEMIGRNQTWEETRTLYDEARRLGFDSINIDLIYGLPGQTLDTMGDTLEKTLEMRPDRLAVYSFAYVPWVKPNQKRIDKATLPDRDAKFALLAQVSETLVGGGYRAIGMDHFALPDDELSIAMGNGSLSRNFMGYTTKRGTEMVALGTSGISDVAGAYAQNHKRLNSYYQAIEAGELPVERGVTLSDDDRIRRHVITELMCNSHLSFPDVEELFSIDFHEYFAKELAVITGPGGSVEEGMATVADDHITATELGRVFIRNVAMAFDVYLKNVKRDKPVFSRTV